The segment TGCTTCCCTGCAGCAAACCTTCATCGTCACATCGACCTGCAGTCCTCCCTCCGACACAGCGCTCCTcctcagaggaagaggagggagagtcGTCTTCCTCGTCTCTGGATTCTGGATATGAAGCCATGTTTTCTAACGTCACCCACCTGGAGATCTCCCTCGCTGATTTACAGAAGCTGGCTGAGACTACAGCTCCCAGAATCCTCAGCTCCGGCGCTTCCAGCCCCGCAGAGCGACCGGCGCCCAAGAAAGGAACCACGCCCGAAGAAATCCTGGCGTCCATCCTGGGGGAGGACAGCAGCGAGGACgaagagcagcagaagaagaagaagaggaaaagaaaaggcgCCACCATGACGCCGCTGCCCGCCTTCATGGGGACGAAATCACTGATGGACACTTCAGGAAGAGACGAgggacagagagaggaagaggagggaggaggaagagaagctgacaaacagaagctgaactCTGAATctgaaaaggaggaggaggtgaagaatGTGGCTTCATCTAAAGCTGCAAAAACTGTTCTTCATCAAGTTCTTCTGAATCCACAGACTGGCTCTTCGTCTGGCAgggatgaggaagaagaggaggacgaggaggaagaggaggacgaggaggaagaggaggacgaggaggaagaggaggaggaggaggaggaggaagaggaggaggaggaggaggaggaagaggaggaggaggaggaggaggaggaagaggaggacgaggaggaagaggaggacgaggaggaagaggagctgcaggtcagTCCTGCGCCGCACggcgaggaggaagaggaggacgaggaggaagaggagctgcaggtcagTCCTGCGCCGCACggcgaggaggaagaggaggacgaggaggaagaggagctgcaggtcagTCCTGCGCCGCACggcgaggaggaagaggaggacgaggaggaagaggagaaagaggaggaagagcaggcTCCTTCCCGGGTGGCgttaggagctgaggaggaagaggagctgcagaggaaggCCAACATGAGGAGGCTGGCTGCTCTCcagcagagacaggaagaagctgaagaacaCAGGAAGTTGATCCGAGGAGCTCTGGCCAACCTGGTGGGTGAAGAAGGTTTTGTAGactccagatgtttccagatGTGGTGACCATGTTGATCTCCATCAGGACGCCCCGGCTCCGAGTGCAGGGAAACACATTGTCTTCGGTtctgatgaggaagaggaggaggatgaagaacaGCAGGAGGCCGTTTCAAAGACGAGCCaatcagaggaggaggggggcggggcagcagccaatcagaaggaGGCGAGTGTGGATCAGCTGCTGGTGatatttaggttttctttttgaagaaaGGAGGTAAAgtttaaacttcctgtttccaggTTCAGCTGAAACCTTCGGGCCCTCGGCTGTTTGCTGACAGTGAAGATGACGAgggtggtgatgaagaggacgGCGGCAGGTTTGACATCAGGCCTGAGTTTGAAGGTCGAGCAGGACAGAAGGTGAAGAagacttttattgtttcttcatgGTTCTGAAAGGTTCTGACCACCAAGAAGGAGAACTTTGGTGTTTTTTCCAGCTGATGGCGCTGCAGTCTCGCTTCGGAACAGACGAGCGGTTCCGGATGGATTCACGCTTCatggaggatgaagaggaggaggaggaggaggagcagcagacaggtggagaagcaggatcagctgttttaaaggaGGGGAGAAACTGCTGGAAGTCTGCGAGTGAAGATGAATcccgtgtttgtgtttcagaagtGAAGGAGAGCCTGATGGAGGATGATGAggctctgcaggaggagaagaagaagactcTGTCCATCCTGCAGAGCGTCCTCGGGAGCAGCCGACAAACCGGCAGCAAGACGACGAGCAAAGCTAAAAGATTCAGGTCAGCCTGGATCTCTGAAACCTGGGATCTTTAAAGGATGAGTTAGGAACCTGCTTGTGTTTGCAGAGACATGTCAGCGCTGCACTACGACCCGAGCAGAGAGGAACACGCCGCCTTCGAGACCAAACCTGACGAGACCAAGAAGGACAGGTGAGAACGAAAGGCTCTCATTACTGAAAACTTCACTTTCACAGCTCAGCTTCAgctgaaacagcagctgaaggagctgaaggtgaGCTGTCAGGGAACAAactagccaaaagtagcaacaCGCTACCTGGAAGCAGCTAAAGGttagcagacaaaaacattactggCAGGAAAGCTAACGTTCTGTCCCCTCCGGGGGATTGTGACAGATTATGAAGTGGTGAAACGAGATCCAGGATGTTCTTATGAACACATGAACTGACTCTCCGCTTCTTACAGCAAGTCGgcgaggaggaagaagagggaggaAGCTCAGAAGCTTCCTGAAGTCTCCAAAGAGATTTATTACAACGTGTCCGGGGACCTGAAGACCGTGTTCGGTCCGACGAAGGATGACGGTTCTGAAGGACAGAACCCGAACTGGGAtcagctggaggaagaggagggaggcggggaggaggaggaagagcggCTCCTCTCAGCTGGTCTCAGCAGCGAGAACAACGAGTCCTCTGGATTCAAGTTTTCCTTCTTCGGAGACGACGtggagacaggaagtggagagaTGAGTGAGTTAATCCTGTGAATTCAGCCGTTCATACAGTTTATTCACTCAGCCATATGAACACATGAATCTCTTCAGTCAGAAACTTtattctctgctgcttttagctgcttatATTTAaccttttgctgattttatgttttagctaccattcagctacttttagcctttagctactgcctcataacttttagctttttgctacttttagcctgttgctttagcttttagctagccttttgatattAGCTAGAATTTTGCTCCTGTtaagctaatgttctgcttcttttagctttagcagctcagtttcagctgatttcagctgatttcagctgATAGTTTGACAGAAATGATCTTTTTGTGTTCATTCCAGCTGAGTACCAGGCAGAGACGATACAGGCTCCAAAGGTCTCCTGGCATCAAGACCCTCGTTACCATGACAGCAgctcggaggaggaggaggaggaggaagaggagccacGCAGCGTCGCAGCTAAAACTTCAGAGTGAGAACAAAGATGACATTAGTTCTGTGAAGTGCTTCAGTTTGAGTAGAAACAGATGTTTATAAAGCTGCAAACTGAacgtttgttgtttatttcggATCTGATCAGTTTTTCTGCTGATTGACAAAcgttttaattaaacaattaaatataaTCTGTTTGTTGCTCACAGAAAGGAAACTCCTTCCAACcctgacttcttcttcttcttctctgatgACAGCAGACTGGAAGGTAAGATTATTTAAACCGGGAGGTAAAAGTTAAACTTCCTGAACGTTTTTTTGTGACCTCGGTTCTTCGTTTGTCTCCTCCAGAAGGTCCCAGTTTGTTCTGCAGGCCgtctcagctggaggagcagagggagcagtgggaggaggggaggagcaCGCTCAGACAGGTGAATATCTGACCGCACCTGTGGGTTTTCATCCAAACTCACCTGTCGCCTCCAGCTGGGGCGTCTGTAAACGCACCGCTTCAGTTCGTTGACCCGGGTGTCTTTTTCTGCAGGAGTACCGGAAGAAGCACAGAGACGCCCGGAGGAAGCTGAGGGGCGCCCGGAAGAGCTGAGAATTATGGGAAATGTAGTCTTTGTGTTGCATTCAGGTCCTAATTGACCCGTCAAACATCAAGTGAGAGTTTAAACCTGagtttcagatcttttttctttattctggtcaatgtttttctttagttttaggttttttttgttgatctTAAATTAATGAACtgctaaagacaaacaaaccagctgtAGAAACTGctcacatgtttaaaaaaaaagctcatatATACAGAATATATGTTAAAAATTCATATAAGTTAAtgtactttgttttttacagttcatcacttattaaaataatcaaacaaagtGGTTTAAATCATTGacttcagtttgagtttttctttcagaacatCTGAgattataaatttatatttttaaatacaggaACTGGATTAAggctgcaggtaaaaaaaagatcttgaaTCTAACAAGGTTAGAGTCATCGTTAGATTCAtctacctggattattgagcaGCTTGGTCTTTATCtgatttttacataaaaattatCTCTATTTTGATTtactaataattttatttatttataaatgtgaaatatcttcttaaaatttatttgttgaCAATTTTccataattgtttttgtgttaaagtgtAGCACTCTCGGCTCACTGCAGTTCAGGGAttccagtttaatttttttgtttttttatgttagttttttattttaattttcaccgGAAGCTCGGTGttatgagcttttattttgtttcaccGGAAGCTCTGttttatgaacttttattttgaaacgtcCGGAAGCTCGGTGttatgagcttttattttgatatttaccGGAAGCTCGGTTTtatgggcttttattttgtttcaccGGAAGCTCTGttttatgaacttttattttgaaacgtcTCACCGGAAGCTCGGTGttatgagcttttattttgtttcaccGGAAGCTCTGttttatgaacttttattttaaaacgtCTCACCGGAAGCTCGGTGttatgagcttttattttgtttcaccGGAAGCTCTGttttatgaacttttattttgaaacgtcTCGCCGGAAGCTCGGTGttatgagcttttattttgatatttaccGGAAGCTCGGTTttatgagcttttattttgtttcaccGGAAGCTCTGttttatgaacttttattttgaaacgtcTCGCCGGAAGCTCGGTgttctgagcttttattttgaaacgcaTCACCGGAAGCTCcgtgttgtgttttgtttattttgaccCCGAacttttctgcagtttctgaaagttgttGATCGGAACCAGCGCAGGTTCGGTTCGGATCCTTTTTGTCTCAGGTTTTAGTGAAGGAATCGGACCCGCTGAACAACATGAGCCCGCTCTGGTGCCTCCTGGTCCTGCTGGTCCGGACCGCGGAGCTCCCTCAGGTCCTCGCAGCTCCGGGGATCCCGGCGGAGGATGCTGCGGGGATGGAGGGGATGGAGGGGAGCGCTCCGCACCGGGTCCCCCGAGGGGCCAAAGACGGGGCTTTCAGGAGGAGAGACCCGCTTCCTCCGCGCGGCGACCCGGGCTTCTTGTTCACCACCGCCCCGCCGCCGAACTCGACCTCCGGCCGCGGCTCCGGGGCCCCGGGGCTCCTCCACCCCCTGTCCCCGGTCAGCGGCGGCTCGGTGTGGGCCTACGCGGTGCTGCTGCTCGCGCTCGTGCTGTTCGCGGCGGGAATCGTGGGGAACCTCGCGCTCATGTGCATCGTGTGGCACAACGTTTACCTGAAGAGCGCGTGGAACTGCGTCCTGGCGGGGCTGGCCTTCTGGGACTTCCTCGTGCTCTTCTTCTGCCTACCTGTGGTCATCTTCCACGAGCTCACCTTGAAGCGGTTGCTAGGAGACGTGTCGTGCCGGCTCGTGCCGTACCTGGAGGTGAGGTTTGGATTTaatctttaaactgtttaatttaacaATCAGAACATTTAATTAACCTGTTTGAAGGGTGGCGGGAAGCTTACCTCAGAGAAAGACTGtttataacaaatattttactttataacagatttattttatattaatgttGTTTAAAGAGTCCCATAAGGGAAATAAACAAGAACTTTAtcctgaaaacaacaataaataaataaaactaaagtttagcCACACTTTACTGcagtaattaaattattatcttaaaactcttaaaaagaggctaaagatccaatttaatctttaaatctggtttatttctgagttctggaggttctggtcctggtcctggtcctagttctggtcctggttctggactgAAATCAGCCAAAGGAAAACTAGttacagaaccagaaccgaagTTTGTTGGTTTCTATCAGGGGTTCTTCAGAACTTTCCTCTGAACGACCCGTTTGGACCCTGAGGTTCAGAACCTGTGGGTccaaactgaatgaaaacatgaatttgACAGAGTGAACAGGCAGCTGGGTTTattctaataaacaaaaaaagtttgaatttattaaatTCAGTCCGCTGGCCTCGGCGCCGAACCTTTATGATGTTAATGATTTCCTCTGTTTGCTGCTCATTAATTAACGGTTTTCAAGCAGCCGAGTGTCGAAGCTGCCAGCTGCCCCCGTGTTCTGTTAGTTCAACTATTCTTGTGCTAATTACAGCTCAGTGTTAATTAGCTGAACCTTTAGTGGTCATTAAGCTCTCTGAGGGAGGACCAGAACCACGACTCCCTCAGCTGTCCGTGTTCAGAACCTGCTGGAGCCGGGTCTCCCCGGGCTGCTTCCCTCATCCTGGATATTTTACTGACACCTTTCAGTGGAATGGATCAATAATTAATGATTTAATGTAAGATCTGATGTGAAAACAGGTTTAATCAGCTCTGATATCAAATGaactcttcttctgtttcagttcTGCAGGTAAAAATAACTCTGACGCTGACGGAAACTTTCatataaaagttgtaaaaaaacgATAAATCTTtctttcacttcctgtcaggtGACCTCTCTGGGTGTGGCCACCTTCAGCCTCTGTGCCCTGAGCATCGATCGTTTCCACGCCGCCACAGGCCCCGCCCCTCGTCAGGCTCCGAAGGCGGAGCCCTGTGGCTCCATCCTGTCCAAGGTGGGCGTGGTCTGGGTGGGGTCCATGGTGCTGGCGGCCCcggagctgctgctgtggcAGCTCGTCCAGGAGACCGTCAGCCTGCCCgcgctgacctctgacctccagcaGGGCCGGCCGGCCTCCTCGCTCGTGGCGGCGCTGAGGGCTCGCAGCGATGCGTTGAAGGTGGACGTGTGCGTCCGCGCTCCGTCCCCACAGCTGCCGGAGAGCGTCTTCGCTCTGGTTCTGACCTACCAGGAGGCGCGGGTCTGGTGGGTCTTCGGCTGCTACCTGTGCCTGCCGCTGCTCTTCACGCTGGCCTGCGACCTGGTGACGAGGCGGGTCTTAGCCCAGCGGTTACCACGGAAACCGGAGGGCGAGAAGGCgaactcctcctcctcggcgAAGAAGAAGCAGCACGTCAGGGAGCAGCGGCTGCGCTCGGCCTTGATGGCGCTCACCGTCCTGTACGTCACCTGTAACCTGCCGCTCAGCGTCTCCAACATCATCCTGTCCTACGTCTCCGTCCCGGTCCCGGTTCTGCCGGCGCTGGCTCTGGTGGAACAGTTCCTGCTGTTCCTTCGGTGTTCTGCGACGCCGGTTCTGCTGCTGTGCCTGTGCCGCTCCCTGGGCCAGGCCTTCatggactgctgctgctgctgctgcgaggAGTGCCTCCCGGACACCaactcttcatcctcctcctcctcctcgtccacCGCCGCCACCTCCGCCCTGTCCTCGcccacctccccctccccctccctgtTTCCCCCCTGCAAGGAGAAGGCGATGAGGAGCGGGCCGGCTCCAGAACCGGACAGAGAGAAGGACCCTGCAGAGGCCTTTGGGACGCCCTGCTGAGTCCTGGAACCGGTCCAACCAAGAACTGGACTTCATGACCTCCTGGTTTTTATTTCGGTGGTTTTCCGGGTCAaaaggaatgcttgtcacccgccacctttcgtCTTCCGCTGCTGGAGTCAGAgcctgactctcagctactaccaccccgaCCCTCAgctgaacctcagcagctgaacctcagcagctgaacctcagcagctgaaCCTCAGCAGCCGAACCTCAGCAGCCGAACCTCAGCTGAACCTCAgctgaacctcagcagctgaaCCTGAGCAGCCGAACATCAGCAGCCGAACATCAGCAGCTGAACCTCATCCGAACCNNNNNNNNNNNNNNNNNNNNNNNNNNNNNNNNNNNNNNNNNNNNNNNNNNNNNNNNNNNNNNNNNNNNNNNNNNNNNNNNNNNNNNNNNNNNNNNNNNNNNNNNNNNNNNNNNNNNNNNNNNNNNNNNNNNNNNNNNNNNNNNNNNNNNNNNNNNNNNNNNNNNNNNNNNNNNNNNNNNNNNNNNNNNNNNNNNNNNNNNNNNNNNNNNNNNNNNNNNNNNNNNNNNNNNNNNNNNNNNNNNNNNNNNNNNNNNNNNNNNNNNNNNNNNNNNNNNNNNNNNNNNNNNNNNNNNNNNNNNNNNNNNNNNNNNNNNNNNNNNNNNNNNNNNNNNNNNNNNNNNNNNNNNNNNNNNNNNNNNNNNNNNNNNNNNNNNNNNNNNNNNNNNNNNNNNNNNNNNNNNNNNNNNNNNNNNNNNNNNNNNNNNNNNNNNNNNNNNNNNNNNNNNNNNNNNNNNNNNNNNNNNNNNNNNNNNNNNNNNNNNNNNNNNNNNNNNNNNNNNNNNNNNNNNNNNNNNNNNNNNNNNNNNNNNNNNNNNNNNNNNNNNNNNNNNNNNNNNNNNNNNNNNNNNNNNNNNNNNNNNNNNNNNNNNNNNNNNNNNNNNNNNNNNNNNNNNNNNNNNNNNNNNNNNNNNNNNNNNNNNNNNNNNNNNNNNNNNNNNNNNNNNNNNNNNNNNNNNNNNNNNNNNNNNNNNNNNNNNNNNNNNNNNNNNNNNNNNNNNNNNNNNNNNNNNNNNNNNNNNNNNNNNNNNNNNNNNNNNNNNNNNNNNNNNNNNNNNNNNNNNNNNNNNNNNNNNNNNNNNNNNNNNNNNNNNNNNNNNNNNNNNNNNNNNNNNNNNNNNNNNNNNNNNNNNNNNNNNNNNNNNNNNNNNNNNNNNNNNNNNNNNNNNNNNNNNNNNNNNNNNNNNNNNNNNNNNNNNNNNNNNNNNNNNNNNNNNNNNNNNNNNNNNNNNNNNNNNNNNNNNNNNNNNNNNNNNNNNNNNNNNNNNNNNNNNNNNNNNNNNNNNNNNNNNNNNNNNNNNNNNNNNNNNNNNNNNNNNNNNNNNNNNNNNNNNNNNNNNNNNNNNNNNNNNNNNNNNNNNNNNNNNNNNNNNNNNNNNNNNNNNNNNNNNNNNNNNNNNNNNNNNNNNNNNNNNNNNNNNNNNNNNNNNNNNNNNNNNNNNNNNNNNNNNNNNNNNNNNNNNNNNNNNNNNNNNNNNNNNNNNNNNNNNNNNNNNNNNNNNNNNNNNNNNNNNNNNNNNNNNNNNNNNNNNNNNNNNNNNNNNNNNNNNNNNNNNNNNNNNNNNNNNNNNNNNNNNNNNNNNNNNNNNNNNNNNNNNNNNNNNNNNNNNNNNNNNNNNNNNNNNNNNNNNNNNNNNNNNNNNNNNNNNCAGCAgctgaacctcagcagctgaaCCTCAGCCGAACCTCAGCAGCTGAACCTGAGCAGCTGAACCTCAgctgaacctcagcagctgaaCCTGAGCAGCTGAACCTCAGCTGAACCTCAgctgaacctcagcagctgaacctcagctgaacctcagctgaacctcagcagctgaaACGAAAAATGAAATGGAGACAAAACgaccaaaataaaacccaagaaGTGATGAAGTCCTTTAAACCGATTATAGAACAGTTGGATTAGTTTTTATCTAATATTCTTTAAGATTCAgttggattttaaatgttttgctgtttttatagaATAATTTAGGTTTGTTAGGATTTATCTAAAACTCATGGGATCAGTACTGTAAGatagaaaaacaacttttctttgtaaagatttttaaagtttctgctgTTCTGAGTCTTTTTTACGTTTTATTACTGTTGGTTcaataaaaaggattttctttcagaaatttacaaacatttcctgagtttttatttttatttttcatgttttaaacactttgttaCTCCTTCAGCTGTGAGAGGCAAACCCCTCAGTAAGTCCCAAGTCTGACCCGGTGTCTCCTGGTGGTCTGGGGTCTCCTGGTGGGACAGGGGGAGAGTTGGGATGTAGATCTGTGGTGAACTGACCACAGGAGATCAGCGTCTCAGTCCATCCATCTGCTCCGTTCTTCTCCCACTCCTGAACGAGACTCCAAGGAGacttcagctcctcctgttgGGTCGGAGGTTCAGTCCCGACCCTCTGACTGACCTCAGACTCGGAGGTTCTGTCCCGACCCTCTGACTGTCCTGTGATGAAACCTGCGAGGGCCCGGTTGTTGTGTCTGTTCTGGTCCGATAAGAATGTGTCTCAGCTCCGAACGCCCACAGAAGAAGAACCCCCTCCACGTTCCGCTGCGACGCTTCTGTCTCTGATTATTCCATTATTGAAGGTCACAGCTTCACAAAAGCAGCCATGCTTTGAGTTTCCACACAAAGAACCGGGTCGCTCTGGAGAACACACAAGAGTTCCTCCGTTTTTCCAAAACCTTTCTTCTATTTCTGGGTTAAACTGAGGAGCCTGC is part of the Kryptolebias marmoratus isolate JLee-2015 linkage group LG4, ASM164957v2, whole genome shotgun sequence genome and harbors:
- the nol8 gene encoding nucleolar protein 8, whose product is MREIHGSTIVTLKHREHGAMRRRLYVGGLSHTVTQKDLKDRFGKFGEVEEVELRTRRDEGGVPYKTFGYININISDADLKKCLTVLNKSKWKGGTLQIEAAKESFLHRLAQERQEAAEQHLHQSAAEDQTQKLLDSLSKAGVENFTMKAAVPGSEVPGHKDWVVSKFGRVLPVLQLRCQKGTKARTAKYDPSKYCHNIRRLDRTTADGSTPVTQLTWELQGGDDDISKKRRGEFPPFEPSRPKKNRTDAGNICSVLSRNRSERTIGSDHHTEVHRLTNGSQLPSNHRAAQWKGRRFSDSDSDEEVRRLVAAQQNSHDALQQEVEDNNLEVVGIDYLVKSGQQDDRGEDEYDSADTDELFASRNKPSAQTIERCSNNKKTKKDVLLPCSKPSSSHRPAVLPPTQRSSSEEEEGESSSSSLDSGYEAMFSNVTHLEISLADLQKLAETTAPRILSSGASSPAERPAPKKGTTPEEILASILGEDSSEDEEQQKKKKRKRKGATMTPLPAFMGTKSLMDTSGRDEGQREEEEGGGREADKQKLNSESEKEEEVKNVASSKAAKTVLHQEDEEEEEDEEEEEDEEEEEEEEEEEEEEEEEEEEEEEEEEEEEEDEEEEEDEEEEELQVSPAPAPHGEEEEEDEEEEEKEEEEQAPSRVALGAEEEEELQRKANMRRLAALQQRQEEAEEHRKLIRGALANLVQLKPSGPRLFADSEDDEGGDEEDGGRFDIRPEFEGRAGQKLMALQSRFGTDERFRMDSRFMEDEEEEEEEEQQTVKESLMEDDEALQEEKKKTLSILQSVLGSSRQTGSKTTSKAKRFRDMSALHYDPSREEHAAFETKPDETKKDSKSARRKKREEAQKLPEVSKEIYYNVSGDLKTVFGPTKDDGSEGQNPNWDQLEEEEGGGEEEEERLLSAGLSSENNESSGFKFSFFGDDVETGSGEMTEYQAETIQAPKVSWHQDPRYHDSSSEEEEEEEEEPRSVAAKTSEKETPSNPDFFFFFSDDSRLEEGPSLFCRPSQLEEQREQWEEGRSTLRQEYRKKHRDARRKLRGARKS
- the gpr37l1a gene encoding G-protein coupled receptor 37-like 1, which codes for MSPLWCLLVLLVRTAELPQVLAAPGIPAEDAAGMEGMEGSAPHRVPRGAKDGAFRRRDPLPPRGDPGFLFTTAPPPNSTSGRGSGAPGLLHPLSPVSGGSVWAYAVLLLALVLFAAGIVGNLALMCIVWHNVYLKSAWNCVLAGLAFWDFLVLFFCLPVVIFHELTLKRLLGDVSCRLVPYLEVTSLGVATFSLCALSIDRFHAATGPAPRQAPKAEPCGSILSKVGVVWVGSMVLAAPELLLWQLVQETVSLPALTSDLQQGRPASSLVAALRARSDALKVDVCVRAPSPQLPESVFALVLTYQEARVWWVFGCYLCLPLLFTLACDLVTRRVLAQRLPRKPEGEKANSSSSAKKKQHVREQRLRSALMALTVLYVTCNLPLSVSNIILSYVSVPVPVLPALALVEQFLLFLRCSATPVLLLCLCRSLGQAFMDCCCCCCEECLPDTNSSSSSSSSSTAATSALSSPTSPSPSLFPPCKEKAMRSGPAPEPDREKDPAEAFGTPC